The DNA sequence AGCAAAacttaaacacaaataattttTCTTCAAAGGATCACAAAGTTTGGATTCAGGGCCGATTAGCAATAAAAAGTCGTACAGAACAAAACATGCGCCTGCTGAGTATTTTGGCTCGGTTCCTCATGTGCTACCTCTCCAGTTCAGCTGTCAGCTCTTCCTCGAACTTGCATGCCAGACGAGCTGCAGTGTGCTCTCTCCACTGAGCCATGCTCCTCTGAACCAGCCTCAGCTCCACGTCTTTGGCCTTCAGCTGTTTGCGAAGAGACGCCgccactcctcctccctcggCTGCCCCATCAAACATGTGAGCCCAGTTCAGACTGCTTAACTCCTCGATGTGCTCCTGCAGAAATATGTCGGGTCACAGCAGAGCTGTAAGTGATGAGCTCTCTGTGTCGATGTGCACAGACatgaggtgagtgtgtgtacgATCACACCTGAATGAGACGCTCCTTCAGAGAATCCAAGGCTTgatctctctccatcctcagctgtttcctctggatGCTCAGCTCTCGCTCCTGAAAGGATATCAacttgtgtttgtatctgtaaACTCCAGGCTCTGTGCAGGATGTACAGTCTGAACTATACCTTGTCTTGGCTCAGCTGCTCCgtggtttgtttctgtgaatgAAGCTCCTGGTGCAGATGGCTAATCATGCGCTTCAACTGCTCTCTAAGGGATCTCAGGTTTGTAAGAGCCTCAGCTCCCGTAGAACTGCACCAGACATAATGATCAGAAGCTTATTACCAAACACAGCATGTTGTCTATAAAGTGTGCACTTCTCTCTAAACCAGATATGTGTGTAAGCCAGGGCAGGAAATCATACCTGGGAGGTAGttgaacagaaatgtgtttggcTCCACTCTGCTCCACTAAGAGGAGTAGATGCTGGCACTCTGCTCCCAGCTCCTGGGTCCAGCGCCTGAGCTGCTCTTCCAGCTCAGCTGTGATCAGTTTATGgctgctctctctttcctccagcATCATCCGGAGCcggtctgcctctctgtgtgccAGCTGAGCTGCCTGCTCGAGCCGCAGTGCTGCTCTCTGACTCTGCTGTGACCACAGACCACACCGTGTCAGCTTTTATACAACACCACGTCTCTTTATGTGCCTGCAAATGATTGCTTTCCTGCTTTTCTTGCACCTGTGCCATCTGTCTCTGCAActtctgcagctcagcctgGTGCTCCTCTTTCAGAGATTTACAGATAACTGCCAGCAAAgactcctgctctctctgctgcgcACAGCTGTCGCTCTCCAACTCCTGAAGTCTCttacagataaaaagaaaatcgATACAAAGACAGACTGAACGTTTAATCTGATTTACTTTAGTTAGTGGTGCTTCCTGTAATGTTTGCGAGACTCCTTACTGTTTTTAGCTCCACTACTTTATGTTGAAGAGCCAGTGCTTTACTCTTCTCTCGCTGCATCTCACTCTTCATGGTTTCCAGACTCTTTCTGTTCTGCTCCTCCAGGATCCCACACTGCACCTGCActgctttcactttttctgcctcccatttcctcctctcctcctctattGCTCTGTGCACCTGAATGGGAGCATAGTTTGTATATCGTGCATTCATTATGAAAAGGACTGTACATTCAATGTGAGGATTATCAGAGTACCTTTTCCAAAGCTTCTGCATGCAGCTGCTCCTCTCGattctttgcctcctccttctgctgctccagAGAATCTCTCAGCTTCTTTGCCTCTTTTTCCTTTAGCTGCcagaacaggagaggaaacacatcTTGAAAGTAACCGTGAGTGTTTTCACTTACTGCATACTGTATGTAGTGTTCTCCAGATGACGTAAAAGTGGTTTGTACACGTTCACACTGACCTCAAAAGAAGTTTTCAATGACTCAATGTGTCGTGTGAGAGACAGAGCTTGTTCTCTCAAAGCGTTTGCTTTCTCCTCTTCAGTCTGCTTAAtaacctgaaacacaacagccaGAAGGATTTTTACATCAGTCAAACTGTGATAATATCATCTGCAGAAACACTATCATAGTAATAAAGACATGTTTGTCACCTTTTGGATTCGCTGCTCATGAGCCAAAGTCAAATCTTTCTTTTGCTGCTTCAGTGCTGCCTcctgaattaaaaaagaagaaccTCAATAACTTATGAGTTACCTTTACATTAGAATATGTATTACTTTGGATGAAAGAAACCTGTTTTCCTCAGCACTAACCACTGCTTTCTGAGCTTGCTCCTGGGCTTCTGTCATTGCACTGCAGTGCTGGGTTTCCAGGTGTTGCAGCTCCCCCTTTAGTCCATCTCTTTCAGCTTGTAAGGCTCCATGTTGCTCATGTAAATCTTGCAGCTTCAGCTCCTTCTGGGCCAACATCCTCTCCAGAGTAGCCACTCTGATCTTACATTCTCCCAGTTCACCCTGCAGCTCGCCAACCTGAAACTCTACTGCCTGACAGAGATACAATGAACagttacaaaacaaatgacagataTATATTAGATGTTTTTATTGAGTATCATGCCATTAGGTGTTACCTTGATCTGATccttcttctgcctcttcttctcctctaaaCATGCACACCTGCCTCTCAGCAggctctctgcctctgtggccCTCTGAAGCTCCTCACGAGTCTCCTCCAATTTCTGCTCCAAGatcacacatgaaaacatgaccGATGACATGACAGATACTTTAAAACAGAGAGTAAATCTAGTAACTGTAAATATAATTATAGATTATTATAGGCAGGACCTCTCTCATGGACTCTAGCTTCTCTCTTGCGCGTCGCTGTTCAGCGAACAGTTCTGTTTTGGCGCCGTCCAGCTGTctgtccatctcctccctctccagcaCTGACATGACCACACAGGGCTGAACAGTggagcaacaaaacaagaatatgACCGAATAAGAAAAATTAGACAggttaaaacatttacatgacagATATACTGGATTATACAGGTGTCATTACCCTCTCTATGAAGGCTCCATCCTTCAGAGTCTGCCTGCAGCGCTCCATGTCTCTTACATCAACGACACTCTGCTCCTGAAGCTCACAACTACAACACATCCattgtcattattgttattgtccAGAATTTAGGATTATGTTGATGTATTGTGATGATAATATGTTGATGCATGAGGCTTCTTATAGTTCAATTAGTAGCAGTTTGGTTTTTTACCTGATAGAGTCAGTCCCTGTCCTGCTGTCTCTCAGAACGAACTCAAgagtcttcttctccttctccagttCTGCTGTCTCTGCAACAAGGTGCTCTAAACCCTGCAAGGCATGCTGGGACACATACCATAATCTTGAGTATTATTGAGACTTCTGTACACAGTCATCTgataaacatacatacaatgcTCCACTTTACCTTCCTTCGCTGTTGAAGCTCAGTGAGGGAGAACTCAACATCTTTTAACTGAGTCTTcctcagctgcagtgtctcctcctctttctcacacTTCTAaaaccagacacacaaaccatTAGTTGCAGTCTCATACACATTTTACACAGGAGCATTTATTAAATTGTACTATATAAGATGCTATAATACAGTTTGAGACTCGTTCTCACTTGTTGGAGTATAGAGAGACGCTCTTTCATCCTGACCCAATCGGACTGCATCTTCTCTGACGTCCTCTCAGGCCTGCATCTCCTGCTCCAGTGATTTATTTCCTCATCCGTGTCTTTGTCGTTGTCACCCAAAGAACACACAagtctgtgacacacacacacatacatgcacaatataaaaatatgagaAAGAAATATGAGCAAAAAGAGCATTTAGAAATTGTATACAACGCTATGGTTCACCTGTAAGTTTCTCTCTTATTACGCTGGGCTTTACAGACAGAGGGACTTCTGTTTTGTGCATTTCCATGAGAGGATCTCTgacctttgtaaaaaaaattgtatgaCATTCAAAGGTTCCatattttttccattactgTGATCTGAAAAACTAATGCACAGTCAGCTCTTGTGCTTTACCTGATGCAGATTGAGGTTCACTATCTTCTTGTGTGGGTGTGTCATAGTCGCTTGTGTTGGTGCAGTAGTCGTCCATGTCCGTGAAGGACTGAACGAGAGAGCGCCACCCTGGGGGGAGTTAAACAGATCATCTTTTCTGTAATTTAATTCCATATATATTGTTTGTACTCCTCCTATGACTTTCTACATTTAAAGGTTTCGAACATGTCTTACAGCCAGCCTCCCTCCACACTGTCTGCAGTGTCTCACCTGGCCGCCTGTGAAGATGCTGCCTGACTTGCTCCGTGCAGACTGACTCAAGGTCACTGTCAATGGACACGGTGTCAAAACTCCACACAGGCACTCCTGTAAAAGAAACAAGCCTCTAATCACTGTTTGTAGCAGATGAATGTCCTGGAGGATTAGCTAGACGATGCTTTCTGATGAGGTGTAATCTGTGTGTGGTACCTGCCAAACACCTGGCCTTAGGGGAGCGGTTGTTGTTCTGCCGCAGGGTTTCATGTTCTGCGACATCCTCTGTTCTGTAAGAGactggaagaagagagaagcTAAACAAAGGAGTGTAGGAATAAAGATCTAGACGCAGGCTGCTGCGATGTGGAGGCTGCAAACTACAATCCACAATACAACACTGCTGTTGCAAACAATATAAATGTGACAAGCTTAGAGAGTTATAGCTATAGGATGGAAAAATATAGACAAACCAGTTATGAATCAATGTATGAATAATCTATAATCGTGTGTTGCTATGATAAAATACTTAGATCACTAAAGGAAAGATTCATGGGGTTttgaatgatgatgatcaaTAAACTCAACTCTCCAAGATTCCTGTAAATTGTAATTATTGCAATATCTGTACTTTCTGccttttaattatcattttatatttacaaaagaAAGTACTCACTGTTACCATCATCACTACgcctctgttgtgtgttgtatctctctcctcctgctttctcGCTAGCAAGTTGCTCTCTTCTGAAAGTCGTTGCTGTTCCTTTTCCATCAACACTGAGAACACTTTGGCCCTTTTGGTCACATCGGTAAGTATCACAGTCAGATCCTTCTGTCCTCTGAGTCACTGCAGCTCTATCTAGTTGCAGTAAATTACTCTCTGGCAATGGCAACTCGACCATCTCGTCTCTAAAGCACCTGACAAAGTCCTCAGTGCAGATGCTGTCTGAAGGAGGGAGAGTTTCTGCAGCCATCACTCCTTCGCTACAGGTTTCTCCAAGCAGCCTCTCCAGCCTCCAGATAACTTGCTCCCTCTGAGACTCCATTTCCTCCTTGTCTCTTGTCCTTCTGTCTAACTTGTCTTTAGTTACCTCGTGAGTGACAGGAGCTTCCCTGCAGCCTGTGCTTTTCTCTGGGGGATGAGCAGAGGAGAGATGGTGTGCTTTGTTTAGAGAAAAGTTTTCATTCCTAGGTGGCATTTTCGTATAAAGAAATGTTACCTAATTAAGACCTCTGGTTAACactaatatttacatttttgttttcttttttagaaatCCTAGCACACACATGTTGACAAAACCGTGGTGACAAGTCGTACTTAGAACTTAATCCTAAACAGCAGCCaatgaaaagagaagaattTGACTTGGAAACAGTCAGACATCAAAATGTTCCCGTAATACACAGATATTGAAATATTACCTGATGTTTGCTCCATCGTTAGAGTGTGTATCAAATCAAGACCAGACATGGGAGTGTCATTTGTCTGAGTTGTACTTCCAAGACCTGTGTCTTTGCTCAGTGATTGACTCCACTGAAATGGAgctagaataaaaaaatcaaaaatgcaaattatCACCTGAGAACAACCTggaacaaggtgtgtgtgttatgaCAGCAATTACCTGCATAGCTGCAATCAAGCTCTCTGGACATTGCCTGATGTTTCTGGGGCTGGACCTGCATACATTAAATCACATTGACCGCTTAAAAGTTGATTTCTGATTACGTGTATATAAAGACAGACGGATAGCAGTTGTGGCACTATAGTGTAAAAATGGTCTATTACAAGTAAAAGCACTGCAGTCAAACTCTTGCTTTACGTGAAAGTACAACAGCATAAACATCAAAACATAATGAGGAGATAACGCTTGCAGAATCAATGACTTCCTTTAAATCCCTTTTTAAAACCTCCTTTTATTCCTCTGACTGTTCTTAATCTATTTATCTGTTTCTAATTAACTTTTATGTGATGTCTTCTTACTGtccttcatttcttttatttgtttattgttcatttatttatttatctatgaTTCTTTTTACAGTTCTTaatctgttcatctgtttttaattcctgATGTTGTCGTCTTATCGTCTGttattgatgttattttttgttatcTCTTTATTTACTTCTTCTTAGACTGTTGAGTGTTTGTTCTGTAACATTGTTCTTCTgagttttctgcttttcttgcctgtcaaagcactttgtaaactttgtttttaaaggtgctatataaataaagtttataataataaataaaattatgaataaataatgctATTATTAAAGTTTAAACAATCAAGTCTAAGTTATCATTATGCAGAATAGCCCCATGGAGAATCATGCACATATTATATTACTGgcttttaattatttatgtgtacatcactttaatgttgcagccTCTAAAAGTGGGGCTTATCTTTAAATAGCTCAACCTTTAACGATACATGATCATTTATTagtttattcatattttgtagtgaaaatctaaatctgcaatgtatttttcccaaaatgtgaggtagaaacaggaagaggcacaGACAGATGGAGTGAAAATCACAGACCCGCAGTTGACCGAGCTGAGCATCGAGAGCATCTAGGAGAAGGTCGCAGTGGTCCAGTTTGAGAGGTGAAGGGTCCGGaccagacacactgctgctgtcattgagATCTGTGATTGCAGACAAAAAGGTCATCAAGAGTGGGTGCAAACTCCTGAGACTTAGAGAGATATAGCTGATATAATATAATgcttatataaaaaaaaaaacctcagaccAGTATAAAGCAGCTCATCTGTGTCCTCTGCATCTGTCTTTACTCCGTCCTCTCTGTCAGCCATTTCTCTGTCAGGACAAGCATGCAGACATGCAGCAGTACCATACAGACACAACACCTCGCAGTGGTCAAGGCTGGCCGGGCGGTCACAACGAGTGGGGGGTTTATGTTGCTCAGTTGTCCAGGAAACCAGGACaatttagcttgttagctagcCAAACTGACTTCTTTTCACTGAGAGGACTATAAATTCCTGTGCCTGCTTGCCTTCCTGTCTCTCCCACTGCCCAAGATGAGCATTAAGTGAAGGAGCTGTACGAGTCAGTCCACTTTAAAACTGCAGGATGGGATTCTTCCCCTCATATGCTCAGCTAGGCCTGACTGAAGAGCATAAACCCTCTCGGTAGCCCAATTAAAGGTTATTTTTACCAACCCAGACTGCTCAGAATAAGGTCACTGTATTAATTCACATATTATTATGCAGTCACATGAATACAGACAACTTTGACGGGCTGTTAACCCCTGTGGAGTTTAACACTGATCTTTTTCCTAACTTTGACTGAACCCAATGTCACTGTCACCTTTAGTATCTTTAAACCACACAGATAACTGATATTTTACTCCACCTACatgcctgaaaacaaactgctAGCTTGAATCACAGAAGCTAGTCTGTCTGAAACTCCCCGCTGACTTCTCCtttatatgaaaacaaacaaataatatcACCTTTGACATCCTTGAATCATTCCCCCCCACCACTGTGTGTCCACTGCctcaaacattttgacttttaaatctattttaagTACTTACTTTCAGTGGACAAACGCGGAGCTTTAAGTCGGTGCTGAACTTGAGGCTCACAGCTCTGCCGCTCTGACGCTTGATTGACAGGAGCGTCAGTTGGTTGTCCTGGAAACAGTCAAACAGCTCGAGACCGGCACAGGACGGAGACTACTGCCGCGCGCACAGCGGAAATACTGGCGCCACCGGAAGCACAggagataataataataataataataataataataataataataataataataataataataataataataatgatcattattgtgattgttgttgttattgttatattatttttattactgttttgttgttatcGTTGCTGTTAATTTGatcttttatattattatttattttgttatgattCTAtggtattatttattttgtctttatttttaactcTAGTTATTATTTGTGTCATAATTATCCTTTGATGTGTTCTTTCTGTcctttattgcttttatttgttaatttatttatttatcaaaacaTACTGAGGATATAATGCTTGCTAGAATCTGTAACTTCTTTAACTTATCACTTCTTAAAACCCACTTTTAAACGTTTAAAAAGTCTTCAAGTTTCTGAACTTAGACatcaaaagtcattttctggcaataaatgtacttaaagtggcaacagacaactctccccctctccctggTCTCCCTGGTGTTAACGTTGGCAGTCTGTTGCAGAGATAACTGGATTGTTTCCACCTTGTCAGAGTCGCAtataacaacagcagcacagaacaTGAGTTTATTCTATCATTACTCTACTGTACAACATAAACAGATTATCTGTCACCTTTTCCCAGATGACTGCCAGCCTGCTGACAGACACAACTGTATAGTGATCAGAGGCAATGTAAGAACCCCTCATGCATGGTCTGTTTGTTAAAAATATtagtaaattatacatatagTTACATGTATGCATAGTTTATAGGCTACTATGAGTCAACCAATTATCAGCATGCCTATATATAACTCAAGCAGGGCTTTTGTAATTTACTGTAGACCTATTTATCATATTGTACACCTACTAAAACTGTACTGTGCTACATTGTGTAACTTCCTACAAGGTTTAGGCTTACTATATTGTTTTACTTCCTTAAGTCATCTTaacaaaaactgttgttttgcacCATTGTTATGAATTACAGTCCAGTGTATGTaccaaaactgaaaaaccaTTGCACAAATAAAGCGGACACATATCCAATGTCAACAGTAACAACTTTATTATCTTCTTGTTTCAttattgtgtctttgttgtttaaGACAATGTTAAATGAGTATAAATTAAGGGGAAGAAAATagacaatttaaaataaaaaaagaagcaaaaactcAGTTGAATCATCAGTTACACCTGAATACACCTATGTGTATTTGGAGAGTAAAAGTAAAGGCAGGTCAGTCACCTTTGACCTCCTGTACCAGGCCGctgttgtgatgtgtttcaTAGCTTTCACCCATCATCACCGCCGCCTCACGACGAAGCCGCGAGTCGCAGTCCGAGGAGAAGCAGGGTTCAGTTTGACAAGGCAAGACAAACCTCCCGCGTCTTTGTTAGTTCACCTCTGCCTCACGACTGAGCAGCTTCAAGTGAGGAGGAAATGTGTGTCGCACAGGCAACACaaacaatatgaaaaacaaacaaacaaaaaaaaaaagagtaatggCACCCATGAGAAGGTAgaaatcagaaaagaaaagcataaaaatgaaagCTAACAGAAAATCACACTGAATTAAGAGTTGAGTGAGTTGAAACGAGAGAAACAATGAGAGGGAGTTTACATTACAACCCTCCGAGATCGGGAAGGCAGATGAAGAGGTTCCTTTTATTCTACAGTACACTCTCCACGTacactttggttgttttttttgtttttttttccctttctgcaTGAAGCTGACAACTGTTCTGTTTGAAGCAACAACAGCCGTGAACTGACACATCTGTACGCCCCCCCGCGTTATTGCTGCAGCTGGCACGACACTGTACACACCCTCAGCGGGGCAACTTCAGTTGGCGAGTTGCCATCAAGTACTGAGGTCACGTCATTTGGAAATACACTGATTAAAACATAAGATGAGCTCTCCGCTATCATTCAAAATATAACAACTATTCTCAAATATAAAATCAtctcaaaaacaacatattaagGTAAATCTCTAGTAACCTCAAGCCGATCGctgagaaagaggaaaacacagaccGACCACCAGCGTTCATCAGCGTTCTCTGTTCCGTCACAACGATTTTCAAGATAAAATGAATCATCTTGCTGCAACAGGGTTCTTCCTTTTACGTGATAACCTTGAAGTGCACACAGCCTCTATCAATAGCTTGTACACGTGAGGCAGGTGGACAAGACGAGAACCAGAGCagtaatcagaaaaaaaatcaaggtattgtttgactttttggaaggaaaaaaaaagaaaagcttattTCTTGCGCCAACAGTGAAGTGAGAAGATTGAACTACAACCTTGTTGTCTTTACAGTGAATATAAAGCTAGagctagcagctggttagcttagcttagtttaaaGGCGGGAGGGGAAACTGCTATCCTGGCTCTGGATTTTCACTATCCGAttatcacagcaaaacaaattcaCAGTAACGATATTACTGTGATATGTATTCAAAATTTGACCAAAGAAAAAAGCAATTCATCAGTCAAATTAATCTTTAAGtttctttactgtgtgttttgtcttgcaTTTGGCAAATAGATTTCAGTCGACACAAGTACAGGGAGGTGGAGATAGTCTGTACCTGTAGCtataaaaaccttaaaaaaaaagaagacacttAGGTAAGAGTGAAAGGCGACCAGATGAACTGATAAACAAAAGATCCAC is a window from the Acanthopagrus latus isolate v.2019 chromosome 5, fAcaLat1.1, whole genome shotgun sequence genome containing:
- the si:ch211-102c2.8 gene encoding trichohyalin isoform X4 translates to MADREDGVKTDAEDTDELLYTDLNDSSSVSGPDPSPLKLDHCDLLLDALDAQLGQLRVQPQKHQAMSRELDCSYAAPFQWSQSLSKDTGLGSTTQTNDTPMSGLDLIHTLTMEQTSEKSTGCREAPVTHEVTKDKLDRRTRDKEEMESQREQVIWRLERLLGETCSEGVMAAETLPPSDSICTEDFVRCFRDEMVELPLPESNLLQLDRAAVTQRTEGSDCDTYRCDQKGQSVLSVDGKGTATTFRREQLASEKAGGERYNTQQRRSDDGNISYRTEDVAEHETLRQNNNRSPKARCLAGVPVWSFDTVSIDSDLESVCTEQVRQHLHRRPGWRSLVQSFTDMDDYCTNTSDYDTPTQEDSEPQSASGQRSSHGNAQNRSPSVCKAQRNKRETYRLVCSLGDNDKDTDEEINHWSRRCRPERTSEKMQSDWVRMKERLSILQQKCEKEEETLQLRKTQLKDVEFSLTELQQRRKHALQGLEHLVAETAELEKEKKTLEFVLRDSRTGTDSISCELQEQSVVDVRDMERCRQTLKDGAFIERPCVVMSVLEREEMDRQLDGAKTELFAEQRRAREKLESMREKLEETREELQRATEAESLLRGRCACLEEKKRQKKDQIKAVEFQVGELQGELGECKIRVATLERMLAQKELKLQDLHEQHGALQAERDGLKGELQHLETQHCSAMTEAQEQAQKAVVSAEEAALKQQKKDLTLAHEQRIQKVIKQTEEEKANALREQALSLTRHIESLKTSFELKEKEAKKLRDSLEQQKEEAKNREEQLHAEALEKVHRAIEEERRKWEAEKVKAVQVQCGILEEQNRKSLETMKSEMQREKSKALALQHKVVELKTELESDSCAQQREQESLLAVICKSLKEEHQAELQKLQRQMAQQSQRAALRLEQAAQLAHREADRLRMMLEERESSHKLITAELEEQLRRWTQELGAECQHLLLLVEQSGAKHISVQLPPSSTGAEALTNLRSLREQLKRMISHLHQELHSQKQTTEQLSQDKERELSIQRKQLRMERDQALDSLKERLIQEHIEELSSLNWAHMFDGAAEGGGVAASLRKQLKAKDVELRLVQRSMAQWREHTAARLACKFEEELTAELERKASKTREERRRESERPEGGMTLSATQEAPYSLCSPSLHVAASHRPSDVASFKLLRYLQSRVKQLRVENQSCSWSPSSSSTVPLDLSGSYLTTAQALEVAHMELTQS
- the si:ch211-102c2.8 gene encoding trichohyalin isoform X3 encodes the protein MADREDGVKTDAEDTDELLYTDLNDSSSVSGPDPSPLKLDHCDLLLDALDAQLGQLRVQPQKHQAMSRELDCSYAAPFQWSQSLSKDTGLGSTTQTNDTPMSGLDLIHTLTMEQTSEKSTGCREAPVTHEVTKDKLDRRTRDKEEMESQREQVIWRLERLLGETCSEGVMAAETLPPSDSICTEDFVRCFRDEMVELPLPESNLLQLDRAAVTQRTEGSDCDTYRCDQKGQSVLSVDGKGTATTFRREQLASEKAGGERYNTQQRRSDDGNISYRTEDVAEHETLRQNNNRSPKARCLAGVPVWSFDTVSIDSDLESVCTEQVRQHLHRRPGWRSLVQSFTDMDDYCTNTSDYDTPTQEDSEPQSASGQRSSHGNAQNRSPSVCKAQRNKRETYRLVCSLGDNDKDTDEEINHWSRRCRPERTSEKMQSDWVRMKERLSILQQKCEKEEETLQLRKTQLKDVEFSLTELQQRRKHALQGLEHLVAETAELEKEKKTLEFVLRDSRTGTDSISCELQEQSVVDVRDMERCRQTLKDGAFIERPCVVMSVLEREEMDRQLDGAKTELFAEQRRAREKLESMREKLEETREELQRATEAESLLRGRCACLEEKKRQKKDQIKAVEFQVGELQGELGECKIRVATLERMLAQKELKLQDLHEQHGALQAERDGLKGELQHLETQHCSAMTEAQEQAQKAVVSAEEAALKQQKKDLTLAHEQRIQKVIKQTEEEKANALREQALSLTRHIESLKTSFELKEKEAKKLRDSLEQQKEEAKNREEQLHAEALEKVHRAIEEERRKWEAEKVKAVQVQCGILEEQNRKSLETMKSEMQREKSKALALQHKVVELKTRLQELESDSCAQQREQESLLAVICKSLKEEHQAELQKLQRQMAQSQRAALRLEQAAQLAHREADRLRMMLEERESSHKLITAELEEQLRRWTQELGAECQHLLLLVEQSGAKHISVQLPPSSTGAEALTNLRSLREQLKRMISHLHQELHSQKQTTEQLSQDKERELSIQRKQLRMERDQALDSLKERLIQEHIEELSSLNWAHMFDGAAEGGGVAASLRKQLKAKDVELRLVQRSMAQWREHTAARLACKFEEELTAELERKASKTREERRRESERPEGGMTLSATQEAPYSLCSPSLHVAASHRPSDVASFKLLRYLQSRVKQLRVENQSCSWSPSSSSTVPLDLSGSYLTTAQALEVAHMELTQS